GCCTCGTGGGCCGCAGTGAAAATCGATAGCGAGGTCAAACCGACTGCGTAATAGCTTCGTCAGAAACTTCAGGATGTGGTCTGGTCTGTTGTCGGTCGGCGAGACGATTGTCTCATCGATGTCGGGGTTGTTCTCGAGCACGCTCGCCGATGCCTCGTCAACGACGACGCTGAGCCTGCATCCTGGGCAGGCTCGCTTGAAGTTCGTAACAGCTGGCGTGAAAAGGACCGTGTCCCCAAGAGACCTGATCCTGACGAAAAGAGCGCTCTTAACTCTCGAGATCTCCAGAGCGCCCGGAGCTCTCACTGTATCGGTTCGGCCTCGTCGATCAGCATCACGGGAATGTCGTCTTCAATGCGATAGGCGAGTTTGCAGGCGCGGCAGATGAGCCTGTCCTCCTGTTCCTTGTAGTCAAGTTCGCCCTTGCACTGCGGGCAGACCAATATCTCCAAAAGCTCCTTGTCTAGCGCCATTTATGCTCCCTTCTGGCTCGCAAACGCTATAACCTGGGCACAACACCGTAGGTATCACAACCCTATGATAGACCGCTTTGCTCCGGCGTCAAGTTTGGCCGAGAACCCCAATAATCAGATTGGCGGTCCGGGAAGTTGTCTGTTGCAGCTGCTCGACACGTAGATAGAGGAGTTCATGTTGGAGTCCGAAGAGCTGCCTCCTTCACCTGCGGGGTGCAAATGAGGGACCCACGCTGCAATCCCCGACAGGGGATACCGTGGGTAGCCGTGCGTGCAACGCAACGGGAGGGTTATCATAGGGAGCTCCCCTCTTACCGTCAGGCTGCGCCTGCGGCTACCCGTGGTGTGCCCTGTCGGGCAGAATCTCATGCACCCCATCCCCGAGGGGGCCACGACATCCCCCTCTTCAATCTGATTATCGGGGAGAACCCCAACAATCAAGTTGAACCAAATCGAGCGAAATCAGTGCTGCTTGCTGCATGTAGGCCGGCAAAACTGACCTATTAAGACATTCTGTTAAGTTATAGGTCTGATCCTCGTGCCGGAGAATTACTCGACGAATGTTGAATTGGATTCTATAGTATGGGGTGTATAGTATATTGTAGATTGAACTTCATAATATGAATAAGCATTAAACGTTCGCAATAGTTTTAATAGCATTTAGTGAGGTTACTGCAAATGAGCGACATTCCCGAAACACACGAACTCTCTCGAAAGGAGAGGGAGGCCGTCTGGCGGAAATCGGAGGTAATCGAGGCGGCCGCGCGGCTGTTTGTCGAAAGAGGTTACGAGGCGACCTCGCTTCAAGAGATAGCCGAGGCGTCCGAGTTCTCTGTTGGCACTCTCTACAATTTTTTCGAGGGCAAGGAGGACATATATTTTGCGGTGATAGAGTCGCAGATGGCTGATTTCTACAACCGTGCCAAGCAAGCTCTGTCCTCAACTGAAGACCCAGTTGTGAAGCTAGAGAGGTTTGCAGGAGCGCATTTTGAGTATGCAATGGACGAGAAAGATACATTGAAGAGGTTTTGGCACGAGATGGCCGGCTTCGCCTGGGCGCTAAAGGAAAGACTGCGGGCCCGCCTGGAGAAAAGTGGGTACCTGCCTCATGCGTTGCTTGTTCCTGTTTTTGACCGGTTGAGGGCAGCGGGTTTTGTAGATGATGTGCAGTCCGAGGAACAAGCGATAGTCTTCGGCGGTATGTGTTTCTCGTATTTGTTGATGTGGTTACGGTCGGGCAAGGAGATGGACCTGCTGTCGCGTGCGCCAGTTGTTGTTAAGCGGTTTTTGGAGGGATTCGGGAGGCGTGGATGATTAGGATTGACGTTCGTTGTTTTCCTGTCGTTGGGATCTGGCTCTTGTCGTTTTGCTTAGTCTTTTCCTATGCAGCTCATGCGCAAGAGGCGCTGACGCTCAAGGAC
The genomic region above belongs to bacterium and contains:
- a CDS encoding Trm112 family protein gives rise to the protein MALDKELLEILVCPQCKGELDYKEQEDRLICRACKLAYRIEDDIPVMLIDEAEPIQ
- a CDS encoding TetR/AcrR family transcriptional regulator; its protein translation is MSDIPETHELSRKEREAVWRKSEVIEAAARLFVERGYEATSLQEIAEASEFSVGTLYNFFEGKEDIYFAVIESQMADFYNRAKQALSSTEDPVVKLERFAGAHFEYAMDEKDTLKRFWHEMAGFAWALKERLRARLEKSGYLPHALLVPVFDRLRAAGFVDDVQSEEQAIVFGGMCFSYLLMWLRSGKEMDLLSRAPVVVKRFLEGFGRRG